The nucleotide sequence AGATGTCCCTGGAGGACGCCGTTGCCATGCTTTGGTAAAATCAGGACTATTGGAGGAAAAAACCTGATTTTGTAACATATGGCCTTCTTGCTGCGACTACTATGGTAGACTAACAGGACTATCGGCCGGGAGGGGTACGCCATGCTTAAGAAGACTTGTTTGAGCTTCATCATACTCGCTGCTCTATCATGGGCGACGGGCATGCCGGGCGCTTTTGCCATGGAAGATATGAGCGCTGAGGAATTAGCGGCTGTCGAAACGCCGACGAACATCCAGGGGCGCATTTGCAAGGGACCCGAAAAGCCTTGCAGGCAAAACGCGGACCTGGAGCCTCTGGGGAATGAAGGGGACTCTGCGAGAGCGGAATCCTTGGACGATGAGTTTCGGAATTTTGATCTCGACATGCGTCTTTCGGAGGAAAGGGCTTATTCCGGCGCCGACTCATTGGACTTTTCAACCCCTGAGTCCGAGCCCGAAATAGTGGTCATTTCGACGGTGCAGGAAGGCTTGGACGTTATCAATGAGTTGACGTCCAGCGCCAACAAGTCGGCCGGGGGCGGTTTGGTTTTCTCTTTGGATAAGGAACATAACAGGATCAACATGGTCGTCCAGCCCGGCCTATAGGGCAGCGCCCGGCAAGACTGTTTGTCGGCTGCCGCCCAGGGCGGCAAGTTAAGAACTCAACTTTCGGGATTGGAAGTAGTGCTTTGAAATCAAGCATTTATGTATGCGGCTCAGATTTATCTATATGCCAGAGCCCGAGAGTCATGGTCCCTTCCCCCCTGGCGGGGGAAGGGCAGGATGGGGGGGAACTATCCGTAATAACGTACAATATCACCCCCACCCCAACCCTCCCCCGTCAAGGGGGAGGGAGTTTTGGGGACGCCGGCCTTGATGCTTTACACCTCATAGCCTACTGCAATCCTTTGAATATATGCAGAAAAATTGATTCCCGAAAGTTGCGTTAAGAGGGTGCGCCGCGGCCATGCCTCGGCAGCAAAGGAGATCTTCACGCAAAAATAACGCCGCCGGCCCGGATTGATTTCCGGGCCGGCGGTTTTTATTTGAACCTTAGTTTGGCGTGAACGAAATCATCCAACCAGCAGCGCGTTGTTCTTCAGGTAATTCAGTCCGTTCTCAACGACCTTTTCCATGGTCGTTTGAATGAATTCCGGGTCCTCAACGGGTTTGCCTTCGCGTTTTAGGGAAAGGACGCCTTCTTTCACCAGGGCGACCATGCCTTCCACCAGCGCCGCCTTGTCCCGGGTTCCGTCCGCCAAAGGAATCATGTTCATCAGAGCCGCGTCCAGGGGCACGGTTTCGTGGCGCTGATTGACCGTCCGGGGACGCATTTTGGCGTATGCAGCGCCCAAAGGGCTGACCTTGGGCTTTTCGCTGACTTCAGAGACAAAATCGCCTTGCCACAAGTGGTATTCCACAAGGCTGATGGTCATGCATTGCAGCATGTCTGCGAGAAGAATTTGCTTAAACTGCGCGTCTTCCACTTTTTCGGCTTCGGCTATCCCCTCTTCCACCAATTTCTTTTTGGCGGCGGCCGTCAATTCATCGATGCCCAAGGCCTTGGGCCAGACTTCTTTAAGCGCAAACAGGGCGGCTTTGGTAATAGGCCGGGATATGGAAATGGAGGGGCCTTTGGGGCTTTTGAAGGTAATCCGGGTTTCTGCGGACAGGTCGGTCAAATCGTCCTGAGCCTTGGCCGAAGAGGCAAAAAGGTATTTTTCAAGGCGGTCCGCCGTCACGTTGCGATTGACGGGGCTTCCGGTCTTGCACATGATGGTCTGGCGAAACATGCGGTTGCGGACGAAATCCATGTATTGCTCGGTCTGAATGATGTTCTTGCTGACCCTCTTGAGCGTCTCGCTGACCTCTTTGGAAAACCCGGACGTGAGCATGGTGCTGAAATCGGATTCTCCCAGGTATTGCACCCCGTGTTTGTTGGCCATTTCGGCGAACTGATGAAA is from Desulfatibacillum aliphaticivorans DSM 15576 and encodes:
- a CDS encoding methyltransferase regulatory domain-containing protein, which produces MTEEIVQRTSYDDVPYESNPFPQTHPQRLAALAALFGLNPPDIQKCRVLEMGCASGGNLIPMAYHFPEAEFVGVDLALEQVKVGRNVIEDLGLKNIRIENASIMDIDESWGKFDFVISHGVFSWVPGEVQEKMMAVCSENLTDGGLAYLSYNVYPGWHMRGMIRHMMLYHTAQFEDQPRKVQQARALVDFLAKSVPTENNYYGLLLKSEMDLLKKSKDYYLFHEHLEDRNEPMYFHQFAEMANKHGVQYLGESDFSTMLTSGFSKEVSETLKRVSKNIIQTEQYMDFVRNRMFRQTIMCKTGSPVNRNVTADRLEKYLFASSAKAQDDLTDLSAETRITFKSPKGPSISISRPITKAALFALKEVWPKALGIDELTAAAKKKLVEEGIAEAEKVEDAQFKQILLADMLQCMTISLVEYHLWQGDFVSEVSEKPKVSPLGAAYAKMRPRTVNQRHETVPLDAALMNMIPLADGTRDKAALVEGMVALVKEGVLSLKREGKPVEDPEFIQTTMEKVVENGLNYLKNNALLVG